The DNA region GTCTTTTTTGGAGGGTACATGGTTATAGCTATACTTGGCACTATAGTCTGGTTGTTCGCTAGCTGGGCAGGAGCTGTAACCGTAAATTTTGATGAATCGAAAAGCGAGCTAATCTGGATTGCCCGGAAAGTGAGTGGGGCTCATCGTGGGCAAGTCAGACTAAAGCAGGGTCAGCTAAGCTTCAATAAGGGAAACGTGAGTGGTTCCTTTGTGATCGATATGAACAGCATAGAAAATCTCGACTTAAAGGGTAGTTGGAAGACCAAGTTAGAGTCTCACCTGAAGTCGGAAGATTTCTTTCACGTAAGCGCCTATCCAGAAGCTACATTTAGACTAACGTCAGCCAAGGCTGTAGGCCCTCGGGAATATATCTTCTCTGGTCCCTTAACAATTCGCGGTGTAACAGGAAGAATATCGTTTCCAGCTGTTTGGAAGCAATTGGGGGGGCGCTGGGCCTTGAAAAGCCAGATTCGCATCAATCGGCTCCACTGGGGAATTACCTACCATTCAGCTCACTTTTTTGACATCAAGGCGATCGGAGATCAGATGATTGATGATCACATAGAATTTGAGCTTCTACTTGTGGCTGACGGTAAAATTAGAGCACTTCAACCGGAGCAAAATTCGCAGGGCAACCGGGATGTTGCTTCACAAGGCCCATTGAGCGAGGATGACTTGCGCTAGAGGGCGATCGCTGCTAGTGAAGGAGGGAATATAAACTAGTATCTCCCTACGAGAGGTTCCATCCCATGAAACGACTTTTGCTACTCAGTTTGGTCGGCCTCACAGCTTGTGTCGCTGAACAGCCCGCTTCTACAAAAAAATCCTTAAGCTATCAGGAGCCACCACAGGCTCCCTCAGGAAGGCTGAGCGCCAAGACCCTTGAAAATCTGACCTCCCCGGAGATCCTTATCCAGAACGCAAGGATCATGACGGCTACTGACCAGGGAACGACCAAAGGCGACATACTCCTCAGAGATGGCAAAATCATGAAGGTTGGCGATCGGCTGAAAGTCTCAGCGTCGACTCAGACGATTGACGCTGAAGGAAAGTATGTGACTCCTGGTATCATTGACACTCACTCCCATATTGGCGTCTATCCCATGCCTGGGGTGAAAGCCCATTCTGACGGGAACGAAGCGATTCGAGCCCAGACAGCGGATGTATGGGCCGAGCATAGCTTTTGGCCGCAGGACCCTGGTCTTTGGCGGGCTTTGGTTAGCGGTGTTACCACGATTCAAGTGCTCCCTGGATCAGCCAATTTGATAGGTGGTCGAGGTGTCACATTGCATACCGTTCCTGAAACGGCAGTTGAGGCGATGAAGTTCCCTGGGGCGCCTCAAGGTTTGAAAATGGCCTGCGGTGAAAATCCGAAACGAGTTTATAGCGACAAAGGAGGGCCGGCGACCCGAATGGGAAACTACGCTGGCTATCGTAAATACTTCCAAGAGGCTTTCGAGTATGGGGAAGCATGGCGTCGCTATGAGCGAGACTTAGCTCATTGGCGAGATGAAGATAAGAAGGAAGATCCGCCCACAGCACCAAAGAGAAATCATGCCTACGATACATTGGTTGCAGCAATGAAGGGCGAGGTCATGGTTCATATTCATTGCTATCGGGCCGACGAAATGAGTTTGATGCTTGATCTTGCACGGGACTTCAAGTTTAAGGTCCGCTCTTTCCATCACGCCCTTGAGGGATATAAGATCGCTTCTCGTCTGGCTGCTGAAGGCGTATCCATATCTACTTGGGCTGACTGGTGGGGCTTTAAGATGGAGGCCTTTGACGGTATTCCTTACAATGCTGCCATGAGTCATGCTAAGGGCGTGAAGTCAATTATTCACTCTGACTCCGCTGAAGATATTCGCTTTTTGAATTTGGAAGCTGCCAAGGCTCTTACCGCTGGGCGAAGCCTTGGCCTTGAAATGAATGATGATGACGCCATCAAGTGGATCACTCAATATCCCGCCTGGGCTCTAGGTATCGATCAGTATGTCGGCACCATTGAGGAAGGCAAGATCGCCGATCTTGTTCTTTGGGATGACCATCCTTTTTCAGCATATGCGAAAACGGAGAAGGTTTTCGTTAAAGGCCAGATAGTGTTTGATCGGATCACTGAAAAAGCTCCACAGAGTGATTTCGAGACGGGTATTCGCAATTATGGATTGGCTGATCGAGGCTCGCAAGACGAAGCTAAGGTAGGTCCAGGTATTCCTACGATTGAAGCAAGCCCAAGCTTGAATCCAGCAACTCTTCCCCAGAACAGCTTTGTCCTTGTAGGAGCTACTGTTTTTGACGGGGAGCAGCTCCGCGAGGATAGCAGTGTATGGGTTGAAAA from Pseudobacteriovorax antillogorgiicola includes:
- a CDS encoding YceI family protein; this encodes MVIAILGTIVWLFASWAGAVTVNFDESKSELIWIARKVSGAHRGQVRLKQGQLSFNKGNVSGSFVIDMNSIENLDLKGSWKTKLESHLKSEDFFHVSAYPEATFRLTSAKAVGPREYIFSGPLTIRGVTGRISFPAVWKQLGGRWALKSQIRINRLHWGITYHSAHFFDIKAIGDQMIDDHIEFELLLVADGKIRALQPEQNSQGNRDVASQGPLSEDDLR